In the genome of Paenibacillus pabuli, one region contains:
- the mprF gene encoding bifunctional lysylphosphatidylglycerol flippase/synthetase MprF, translating into MKIFIPLVILSIIYRFGRNEIQHIDMSIVMYQLNMMSVSDLTLLCFASFFAVAVMSSYDYLIRKQFKLDIHWMTTFRYAWIANTFNNMIGFAGLTAAGLRTYLYKNSGVSINKMGPAVIFLSPIIFVGLAFFGWFVLAGLFPAEAIFNEHAWLRFGVIGVSLYFPLFLFIQRSSIFAKWFNKGERKIEWKVVMFSLCTSIVEWACAGILFGLITSFHSEHLPFASVFGVYIVAAIAGTISMAPGGIGAFDVIAVLGLQSLGVQSTNAVVILLMFRIFYFILPWLLGILLALFEVILHNAKFKSVTSRGITTVRNKWGGFWGWPTRFDALSGVGAWLLEKLVLISGIILLISAARPGLSYRLRFMEHFLSLPIMHVSELLSVSVGILLIIVSRGILKRTQRAYQWTVVLLLAGAVFTFLKGFDYEEALFLLFVTILLWISRSQFNRQSAKISRISFWTWSSLMIFLTVVFCMIGSQKTHLHPILLNKLPNPLQQWLLSPHEYTITIFVESIGVLVLLASIFALRPYRPAHVHSGESSLEKLTEFVTREKGNSLTHLLYLGDKQFYWAKDHQVLIPYSRVRHKLVVLGDPLGNINLIGQAIQEFQHYAKCFSLSVVFYQVTPEYLPIYHENGYKFLKLGEEALVPLETFSMSGKKNQNFRTALNKSKREGQTFEVLTPPYHPDLLSELRLISDEWLGDRKEKTYSLGWFDEAHLQRFPIALLRDAEGKILAFATLAPDYDHNRVISIDLMRHLNETPNGTMDVLFVSLMEWAKEQGFSYFNLGMSPLSRVGENPNAHREEKFARLVFQYGGYWYGFEGLRRYKEKFSPEWQARYLAYPSGVALPILTAELIKLISRQPKM; encoded by the coding sequence ATGAAAATTTTTATTCCTCTCGTCATTTTAAGCATCATCTATAGGTTTGGAAGGAATGAGATTCAACATATAGATATGTCCATCGTTATGTATCAACTCAACATGATGTCTGTTTCCGACTTGACTCTACTATGTTTTGCTTCATTTTTTGCAGTAGCTGTTATGAGTTCCTACGATTATTTAATTCGAAAGCAATTTAAGTTGGACATCCATTGGATGACGACTTTTCGCTATGCATGGATTGCCAACACATTTAACAATATGATCGGATTTGCTGGTCTAACGGCTGCGGGTCTACGAACTTATCTTTATAAAAACAGCGGTGTATCTATCAACAAAATGGGGCCAGCCGTGATCTTTCTATCTCCCATCATTTTTGTTGGCTTAGCGTTCTTTGGTTGGTTCGTTCTTGCTGGTTTATTTCCTGCAGAAGCTATTTTCAACGAACATGCATGGCTCCGGTTTGGAGTCATCGGCGTTTCTCTGTACTTCCCCCTCTTCTTGTTCATACAGCGGTCTTCCATTTTCGCAAAGTGGTTTAATAAGGGAGAGCGTAAGATTGAGTGGAAGGTAGTCATGTTTTCTTTATGTACATCCATCGTAGAATGGGCCTGCGCCGGGATATTATTCGGGCTCATCACCTCATTCCATTCAGAACATCTACCCTTTGCATCTGTATTCGGTGTCTATATCGTAGCTGCCATAGCGGGGACAATCAGTATGGCTCCGGGAGGGATAGGTGCTTTTGATGTAATTGCGGTTCTGGGACTTCAATCCTTAGGAGTTCAATCTACCAATGCTGTCGTCATCCTCCTCATGTTCCGTATTTTTTACTTTATACTGCCCTGGCTCTTGGGCATCTTATTGGCGTTGTTTGAAGTAATTCTGCACAATGCGAAGTTCAAAAGCGTAACTTCAAGAGGCATAACAACGGTTCGCAACAAATGGGGAGGATTTTGGGGATGGCCTACGCGGTTCGATGCATTAAGCGGTGTAGGCGCATGGCTACTTGAGAAGTTGGTCTTGATCAGTGGAATCATCTTATTGATTTCTGCTGCTCGTCCAGGTTTAAGTTACCGTTTACGCTTTATGGAGCACTTCCTGTCTTTACCGATCATGCACGTATCTGAACTGCTTTCTGTGAGTGTAGGTATCCTACTCATTATTGTATCTCGAGGTATTCTTAAACGTACACAAAGAGCTTACCAATGGACCGTAGTACTGTTGTTAGCAGGAGCTGTCTTCACCTTTCTAAAAGGATTCGATTATGAGGAAGCGCTCTTTTTACTATTTGTGACCATACTTCTATGGATATCTCGCTCGCAGTTTAACCGCCAGAGCGCTAAAATATCTAGAATCAGCTTCTGGACCTGGAGTTCTCTTATGATTTTTTTAACTGTAGTCTTTTGCATGATAGGATCCCAAAAGACACATCTTCATCCTATATTATTGAATAAGTTACCCAATCCATTACAGCAATGGTTGTTAAGCCCTCATGAATACACCATTACAATTTTTGTGGAGAGTATCGGCGTTCTCGTGTTACTAGCTTCCATCTTTGCTCTACGTCCCTACCGACCTGCACATGTGCATTCTGGCGAGAGCAGTCTGGAGAAGTTAACTGAATTTGTGACCAGAGAAAAAGGTAACTCCTTGACTCACCTTCTGTATTTGGGAGACAAACAATTTTACTGGGCCAAGGATCATCAGGTGTTGATCCCCTACTCTCGTGTACGCCATAAACTTGTCGTGCTTGGTGACCCCTTAGGAAACATAAATCTTATCGGTCAAGCGATTCAGGAATTTCAACATTATGCAAAGTGTTTCTCATTGTCCGTCGTGTTTTATCAGGTTACACCCGAATACTTACCGATTTATCATGAGAACGGTTATAAATTTCTCAAACTCGGAGAAGAAGCTCTGGTTCCCCTAGAAACGTTCTCTATGAGTGGCAAAAAAAATCAAAATTTCCGGACAGCCCTTAACAAATCCAAACGCGAGGGACAAACCTTTGAAGTACTTACTCCCCCATATCATCCTGATTTGTTATCAGAGTTACGTCTGATCTCAGATGAATGGCTAGGTGATCGTAAAGAAAAGACCTATTCATTAGGGTGGTTTGATGAGGCTCATTTACAGCGATTCCCTATAGCTCTACTACGGGATGCAGAAGGTAAAATTTTGGCTTTTGCAACATTAGCGCCCGATTATGACCACAACAGAGTGATCTCAATTGATTTAATGAGACATTTAAACGAAACACCTAATGGTACGATGGATGTCTTATTTGTAAGTCTGATGGAGTGGGCCAAAGAACAAGGATTCTCCTACTTCAATCTGGGAATGTCTCCATTATCCCGGGTAGGTGAAAATCCAAATGCCCATCGCGAAGAGAAATTCGCCCGTCTTGTGTTTCAATATGGTGGCTACTGGTATGGTTTTGAGGGTCTGCGACGTTATAAAGAAAAGTTCTCTCCTGAATGGCAGGCTAGATATTTGGCCTACCCCTCAGGAGTTGCACTCCCCATACTTACAGCCGAGTTAATCAAATTGATTTCTCGACAACCTAAGATGTAA
- a CDS encoding phosphatase PAP2 family protein — protein MTNLKPSYRSEWLSLLWLLVVPILNIFYGVLNRAGDRVFSLQTNLDVLIPFTPGFIVPYLIWYPFITGVLIALAFRNRMVYFQTLIALCSGLIISYIFFALFQTSIQRPEMHNQTGFIAQLVRFVYTTDQPYNCFPSIHVLTSYLMLRAGHVFNRTIHLFIAIISILIIISTVLVKQHVVADILGGILVGELCFRLAKMVVIRKKVILLTPE, from the coding sequence ATGACTAATCTAAAACCCTCCTATAGATCAGAATGGTTGTCACTGCTATGGCTTTTAGTAGTCCCCATTCTAAATATATTTTATGGGGTGTTGAACCGGGCGGGAGATCGAGTGTTTAGTCTTCAGACAAACTTGGACGTTCTAATTCCCTTTACTCCAGGCTTTATCGTCCCTTATTTAATTTGGTATCCTTTCATTACCGGGGTATTGATCGCCCTTGCATTTCGGAACAGAATGGTCTATTTTCAAACATTAATTGCATTATGTAGCGGATTGATAATCTCTTATATTTTCTTTGCTCTATTCCAAACTTCTATTCAACGCCCGGAGATGCACAACCAAACCGGATTTATTGCTCAATTGGTTCGATTCGTTTATACGACTGATCAACCTTATAACTGTTTTCCAAGCATTCACGTTTTAACAAGCTACCTAATGTTAAGAGCTGGTCATGTCTTTAACCGTACTATACATTTATTCATCGCAATCATTTCTATACTCATTATTATTTCAACAGTGCTAGTCAAGCAGCACGTGGTTGCAGATATATTAGGTGGTATTTTAGTTGGGGAGTTATGTTTTCGGTTGGCAAAAATGGTTGTCATACGAAAAAAGGTAATTCTTCTTACCCCAGAATAA
- a CDS encoding helix-turn-helix domain-containing protein, whose product MMNEMIRIDSISSLHELLGYDKPKHPLITCIELHQFNPGMAYQNSQFINGFYTISLKNGENFDIKYGRRYYDFSEGSMIFVAPEQLLTVDYDPGDQGSEGWMLCFHPDLIRKSALGSKMDEYTFFSYAANEALHVSEKEKDIVTKIVHILIEEFSQNIDIYSTDLIVSNLEVLLNYAKRFYGRQFITRKTIHHDVVDRFEQLLKESFTLPQLEENGTPRVKELAKEMGYSTNYLSDLLKKETGKNTQEHIHFQIIHHAKNLLSGTSEPISSIAYKLGFEYPANFSKFFKSQTGMSPNQFRKY is encoded by the coding sequence ATGATGAACGAAATGATCCGAATTGATTCGATCTCTTCCTTACATGAGCTTTTGGGGTATGATAAACCTAAACATCCGTTGATAACTTGTATAGAATTACACCAATTTAATCCGGGGATGGCATACCAGAACAGTCAATTTATCAACGGATTTTATACGATCTCATTAAAGAACGGTGAGAATTTTGACATCAAATATGGGCGTCGCTACTATGATTTTAGTGAAGGAAGTATGATCTTCGTGGCGCCGGAGCAGCTATTAACAGTTGACTATGATCCAGGTGATCAAGGTTCTGAAGGTTGGATGCTATGTTTTCATCCGGATTTGATTAGAAAAAGTGCATTAGGAAGCAAAATGGATGAATATACTTTCTTTTCTTATGCAGCGAATGAGGCACTTCATGTATCAGAAAAGGAGAAGGATATTGTAACCAAAATAGTGCATATTCTCATCGAGGAGTTCAGCCAGAATATAGATATATACTCGACGGACTTAATTGTTTCCAATCTTGAAGTATTGCTTAACTATGCCAAGCGATTCTATGGGAGACAATTTATTACCCGAAAAACGATTCATCATGATGTCGTGGACAGATTCGAACAATTATTAAAAGAAAGTTTTACCTTGCCCCAACTGGAGGAGAACGGTACACCCCGTGTTAAAGAGCTTGCAAAAGAAATGGGGTACTCCACAAATTACTTAAGTGATTTGTTAAAGAAAGAAACAGGAAAAAATACACAAGAACACATTCATTTTCAGATCATTCATCACGCCAAAAACTTGCTATCCGGTACTTCAGAACCGATCTCTAGTATTGCTTATAAGCTTGGTTTCGAATATCCGGCCAATTTTTCCAAATTTTTTAAATCACAGACGGGGATGTCGCCCAATCAATTTAGAAAATATTAG
- a CDS encoding oxidoreductase, with amino-acid sequence MMSKQHWDATKIPDQQGKVIIVTGSTSGLGREAVKIIAGKNAKVIMAVRNVGKGTELVNEIKKEFKKADIDVRKLDLSNLSSIRAFANLMMENYERLDILINNAGIMFPPYSKTVDGFENQFGTNHLGHFALTGLLMPLLKKTEGSRIVVLSSLGHTMGNLNFEDLNWEARKYDTQKAYGDSKLANLYFTYELARRLSKEGNHPRITAAHPGWTATDLQRNSAFMSGMNRFFAQRVHMGVLPTLRAAFDENAKAGEFYGPSKLMNMRGYPVAHSSNKLSYNESMARELWQRSEEMTGIKF; translated from the coding sequence ATGATGAGTAAACAACATTGGGACGCAACCAAAATACCTGATCAACAAGGAAAAGTGATTATCGTAACAGGCTCAACGAGCGGTCTTGGTAGAGAAGCTGTAAAAATCATTGCAGGTAAGAACGCAAAGGTTATCATGGCTGTACGAAATGTGGGTAAGGGTACAGAACTTGTCAATGAAATTAAAAAGGAATTCAAAAAAGCGGATATTGACGTTAGAAAATTAGACTTATCCAATCTGAGCTCTATAAGAGCTTTTGCAAATTTAATGATGGAAAATTATGAGCGACTGGATATACTGATTAATAATGCAGGAATTATGTTCCCTCCTTACTCCAAAACGGTTGACGGGTTCGAGAATCAGTTCGGAACCAATCATTTAGGCCACTTCGCGTTAACTGGCTTACTCATGCCGCTATTGAAAAAGACAGAAGGATCAAGAATTGTCGTACTATCCAGTTTGGGTCATACGATGGGAAATCTCAATTTTGAAGATTTGAACTGGGAAGCGAGAAAATATGATACACAGAAAGCTTATGGGGACAGTAAATTAGCAAATCTTTACTTCACCTATGAGCTTGCAAGAAGGCTAAGTAAAGAAGGGAATCATCCCAGAATCACGGCTGCACATCCGGGTTGGACAGCTACAGACTTACAGAGAAACTCAGCTTTCATGAGCGGAATGAATAGGTTTTTTGCTCAGCGTGTGCATATGGGAGTTTTACCTACCCTCAGAGCTGCTTTTGATGAAAATGCCAAAGCTGGAGAGTTTTATGGACCATCAAAATTGATGAATATGAGAGGATATCCCGTTGCACACTCATCGAACAAGCTATCCTATAATGAAAGCATGGCCAGGGAATTATGGCAACGTTCTGAGGAAATGACGGGTATTAAATTCTAA
- a CDS encoding TetR/AcrR family transcriptional regulator translates to MVHVYFSCIVQYNSDDEGGPKMSEKEISERRNENRNKIIEKLLSYVRKNGFLSLTMDEISKISGVSRATLYKYFSTKDDIIEFLVHEFVRNIEEVIEEEGATRLGIRFQEIFEKSVMLREFLTRIFLHDLEQSYPDQYELLKQTMKRRDEQQLRFYEVGQSQGIFNPVNGKLIALQDEILLYMLDAQFLLENNLTVYQALYDYYQLRKFQLFRTEKLHLVDDQIFLPKLEYMAQKITRNLF, encoded by the coding sequence ATGGTTCATGTGTATTTTTCATGTATTGTGCAGTATAATAGCGATGATGAGGGAGGTCCTAAAATGAGTGAAAAAGAGATAAGTGAACGTCGCAATGAGAATCGAAACAAAATTATCGAAAAGCTGTTATCCTATGTACGAAAGAATGGGTTCCTTTCATTGACAATGGATGAAATATCAAAAATTTCCGGTGTCAGTCGTGCAACTTTATATAAATATTTTTCTACAAAGGATGATATTATTGAGTTTTTGGTTCACGAATTTGTGCGAAACATTGAAGAAGTAATCGAGGAAGAAGGGGCAACAAGATTGGGTATCCGTTTTCAGGAGATCTTTGAAAAATCGGTTATGTTAAGAGAATTTTTGACCCGAATCTTCTTGCATGATCTGGAACAAAGCTATCCTGATCAATATGAGCTACTCAAGCAGACGATGAAACGCAGAGATGAACAACAGCTTCGCTTTTATGAAGTAGGGCAGAGTCAAGGGATTTTCAATCCCGTTAATGGTAAGCTTATTGCATTGCAGGATGAAATATTGTTGTATATGCTAGATGCTCAATTTCTGCTGGAAAATAATCTGACTGTGTATCAAGCGTTATACGATTATTATCAGCTACGAAAATTCCAGTTGTTCAGAACGGAAAAACTGCACCTTGTAGATGATCAAATATTCCTACCCAAACTGGAGTACATGGCTCAAAAAATTACGAGAAACCTGTTCTAA
- a CDS encoding aldo/keto reductase, with the protein MKYRKLGGQGLEVSAIGFGCMGISMAYGPTTDEDGIKTIQKAFDVGINFFDTAEVYGAGHNEQVLGKAVKSFRDKVVLATKFGVDMEAEHSGSGFNSRPENIKKVAEKSLKYLQTDYIDVFYQHIPDPNVPIEEVAGAVGDLIKEGKVKYFGLSNVGSTTIRRAHAVTPVSVLQSEYSVFERELDERKITTTLQELGIGLVPYSPLGRGFLTDAVKPAEEYAEDDYRRIDERWKGENFIYNKRAVEQLKALAASKNITVAQLALAWLLAQDEQIVPIPGSRSPKRVAENAGAADVDLTTADLQTIAEIIPNGSAGSRYPESMLGIYTTD; encoded by the coding sequence ATGAAATATCGCAAATTAGGTGGACAAGGTTTGGAAGTATCAGCAATTGGCTTTGGATGCATGGGGATTTCCATGGCTTACGGCCCTACTACGGATGAAGATGGTATCAAGACTATCCAAAAAGCCTTTGATGTAGGGATTAACTTCTTCGACACAGCCGAGGTCTACGGCGCAGGGCACAATGAGCAGGTTCTGGGTAAGGCAGTCAAGAGCTTCCGTGATAAGGTTGTACTGGCTACAAAGTTTGGTGTAGACATGGAGGCTGAGCACTCCGGCTCTGGATTTAACAGTAGACCCGAGAACATCAAAAAAGTAGCCGAAAAAAGCTTGAAATATCTCCAGACGGACTATATCGATGTATTTTATCAGCATATTCCAGATCCCAATGTTCCTATTGAAGAGGTAGCAGGAGCCGTGGGTGACCTGATTAAGGAAGGAAAAGTTAAATACTTTGGGCTCAGCAATGTCGGTTCTACAACTATTCGTCGTGCGCATGCTGTCACTCCTGTATCCGTATTGCAGAGCGAATATTCCGTTTTCGAGCGGGAACTGGATGAACGAAAAATTACAACTACACTTCAAGAGCTTGGAATCGGTCTTGTACCTTACTCCCCACTAGGCAGAGGCTTCCTGACAGATGCAGTCAAACCTGCCGAGGAGTATGCTGAGGACGATTATCGCCGCATTGATGAGCGCTGGAAGGGCGAGAATTTCATATACAACAAGCGTGCGGTAGAACAATTAAAGGCTCTTGCTGCAAGCAAAAATATCACCGTTGCCCAGCTTGCCTTGGCCTGGCTCTTGGCGCAGGATGAGCAAATTGTACCGATACCAGGCTCACGCAGTCCTAAGCGTGTTGCCGAAAATGCCGGTGCTGCAGATGTGGATCTGACCACAGCGGATTTACAAACTATCGCAGAGATCATTCCGAATGGATCAGCCGGTAGCCGCTATCCGGAGAGCATGCTAGGTATTTACACAACTGATTAA
- a CDS encoding alpha/beta hydrolase translates to MKQEIFICGKAKSEMVKEILANFPPEFLEDVNANISDIKTKYLDLPYCDLPDSKTLDIYLPDQGEKPFPALVFFFGGGFLFGDKRGTQLEIPLLARELGFAVVSVNYTLSSEGEYPRLVYDTKSSIRYLRANAEQYGLNPEKIVAIGISAGGTLASLLGTSSGVKELEGLSYGNSDYSSNVQGVIDFCGPTNILAMKDQMSEHILKTGLSPSLSYGNPDSVESLVFGALASDVPEKAQAFSPITHVNSDIPQFLIVHGAQDDTVPPQQSIEFAQLIEEKAGKDKVELHVLDKAGHGDEAFFGDAVPLMLNFLRKYT, encoded by the coding sequence ATGAAACAAGAAATTTTTATCTGCGGTAAGGCGAAATCTGAAATGGTTAAGGAGATACTTGCAAATTTTCCTCCTGAATTTTTGGAAGATGTAAATGCTAATATATCAGATATTAAAACAAAATACCTTGACTTACCATATTGTGATTTACCAGATTCAAAAACTCTGGATATATATCTGCCAGATCAAGGTGAAAAGCCATTTCCTGCGTTGGTTTTCTTTTTCGGCGGCGGATTTCTGTTTGGAGACAAAAGGGGAACTCAACTAGAAATACCTCTTTTAGCCAGAGAATTAGGATTTGCTGTAGTAAGTGTTAATTACACTTTAAGCAGCGAAGGAGAGTATCCACGACTTGTATATGATACAAAATCATCAATTAGATATCTGCGTGCTAATGCAGAACAATATGGGCTTAATCCGGAGAAAATTGTTGCAATTGGTATTTCTGCTGGAGGTACTCTAGCCTCTTTATTGGGAACTTCCTCAGGTGTAAAAGAGTTGGAGGGATTATCCTATGGAAACTCCGACTATTCAAGCAATGTTCAGGGAGTTATAGATTTCTGTGGTCCAACAAATATCCTTGCCATGAAGGATCAAATGAGTGAGCATATATTAAAAACTGGTTTGTCACCGTCGCTGTCGTATGGTAATCCTGATTCGGTAGAATCATTAGTATTTGGTGCACTGGCAAGTGATGTTCCTGAAAAGGCTCAAGCCTTTTCACCAATAACACATGTTAATTCAGATATTCCACAATTTCTTATAGTTCATGGAGCACAAGACGATACTGTTCCTCCTCAGCAGTCAATTGAATTTGCCCAATTAATAGAAGAAAAAGCAGGAAAGGATAAAGTAGAACTTCACGTCCTGGATAAGGCCGGACATGGTGATGAAGCCTTTTTTGGTGATGCTGTTCCACTAATGTTAAATTTTTTAAGGAAATATACTTAA
- a CDS encoding DUF998 domain-containing protein: protein MKNFSQKILEIGSILFILAGGIYLMCEAISAYAWSNPSYQYAINYISDLGIPVVTQVMGRAINSPLYFVMNFGFFANGILFAIAYFMIMNTLPLKRKIIGLALTAIYAIGIIMVGMFPGYDWWGEPFHGIGAMLAIVGGNLSILCGGLMSHRIIPQKWVSTLSVIFCIIGIISFALFIGINNNMYAAVFERMSVYTIMVWCIIFGLFVQVKSRNMNVSDYEMNIKV, encoded by the coding sequence ATGAAAAATTTCAGTCAAAAAATATTAGAAATAGGTTCTATTCTCTTTATTTTAGCAGGTGGTATTTATCTCATGTGCGAAGCTATATCAGCATATGCTTGGAGCAACCCATCGTATCAATATGCCATAAACTATATTAGTGATTTGGGTATACCAGTGGTAACACAGGTCATGGGTCGTGCGATTAATTCCCCATTATATTTTGTGATGAATTTCGGATTTTTTGCTAATGGAATTTTATTCGCTATAGCGTATTTCATGATAATGAACACACTGCCATTAAAAAGAAAAATCATAGGTCTAGCACTTACTGCAATTTATGCAATTGGCATAATCATGGTTGGTATGTTTCCAGGGTATGATTGGTGGGGCGAACCGTTTCATGGTATTGGAGCTATGTTAGCTATAGTAGGAGGTAACTTATCTATATTATGCGGTGGCTTGATGTCTCACCGAATTATTCCACAAAAATGGGTTTCAACGTTGAGTGTCATTTTTTGCATTATAGGAATCATAAGTTTCGCATTATTTATTGGGATAAATAATAATATGTATGCTGCAGTTTTTGAAAGAATGTCTGTATATACAATAATGGTTTGGTGTATCATTTTTGGACTTTTCGTACAAGTAAAAAGTCGTAATATGAATGTGTCGGACTACGAAATGAACATAAAAGTCTGA
- a CDS encoding TetR/AcrR family transcriptional regulator → MSKSFTEHERQLIKQNLINACKECWKQYGYSKTGIRDIVQRANISTGAFYQFFSSKELLFMTTADEYQKELDQILYEKMKIDSSKHGLAEGLKALAIELSTMSWLTSMWDEWPLIIQKLPPDYMEQDFHNDKIRMENLISEYELIPKKSLDMATQVVDCLLSSMFQFDFTVSGTKEAVDFIIDTTINELFE, encoded by the coding sequence ATGTCTAAGAGCTTTACAGAACATGAACGACAATTAATCAAACAAAATCTAATCAATGCTTGTAAGGAATGCTGGAAGCAGTATGGTTACTCAAAAACTGGCATCCGAGATATTGTACAGAGAGCAAACATTTCTACTGGAGCGTTCTATCAATTTTTCTCAAGTAAAGAATTACTGTTTATGACAACAGCTGATGAATACCAAAAAGAATTAGATCAAATTCTATACGAAAAAATGAAAATTGATTCAAGTAAACATGGCCTTGCGGAGGGTCTCAAAGCTTTGGCAATAGAATTGTCTACTATGTCATGGTTAACATCAATGTGGGATGAGTGGCCACTAATTATCCAAAAACTACCACCTGATTATATGGAGCAGGATTTCCATAACGATAAAATAAGAATGGAAAATTTAATCTCGGAATATGAACTTATCCCAAAGAAAAGTTTGGATATGGCAACACAAGTTGTAGATTGTTTATTATCTTCAATGTTCCAATTTGATTTTACTGTTAGTGGTACCAAAGAAGCCGTAGATTTTATTATTGATACTACGATAAATGAGTTGTTTGAATAA
- a CDS encoding ClbS/DfsB family four-helix bundle protein, with amino-acid sequence MITQNEKEILLLNSDMNFKSMLAIIESVPRSKRGSSVETEERDKNFRDVLMHLYEWHAMLERWYREGMDGDIPFMPAAGYKWSAIKLLNMQIWEKYQDVTLNQAMKKLKLSHERVMELIKFHTNEEIMTKKYYKWTKTSNLYSYFAANTSSHYIWAIKKCEAIAKSL; translated from the coding sequence ATGATAACACAAAATGAAAAAGAAATTTTATTATTAAATAGCGACATGAATTTTAAATCAATGCTTGCAATAATCGAATCTGTACCCAGAAGCAAAAGGGGAAGTTCTGTTGAAACTGAGGAAAGAGATAAGAATTTTCGGGATGTATTGATGCATCTGTATGAATGGCATGCCATGCTTGAAAGATGGTATAGAGAGGGTATGGATGGTGATATACCTTTTATGCCAGCAGCTGGTTATAAATGGAGTGCGATTAAACTGCTTAATATGCAGATATGGGAAAAATATCAGGATGTAACATTAAATCAAGCTATGAAAAAATTGAAATTAAGCCATGAAAGAGTGATGGAATTAATTAAATTTCATACCAATGAAGAAATCATGACAAAGAAATACTATAAATGGACAAAGACAAGTAATTTATACAGCTATTTTGCAGCAAACACTTCAAGTCATTACATTTGGGCTATTAAAAAATGTGAAGCTATTGCAAAGTCTTTATAA
- a CDS encoding carboxymuconolactone decarboxylase family protein, which yields MSSVVPALQYEDMSQEAKDFVDERIKKGNRVTNMVKTLLYSMPSFDAMEFYPVRNELQKIIGSRAIYFYCYAISTENECLVCSTYHAKLLRDLNISFNEFEFTEIEKVLIDYGRGLVNNPNTIDESIYDKLRSEFTSEEIVLITTVGCKMIASNIFNEAMKVDLDEYLFEVEFDKNILPSKS from the coding sequence ATGAGCAGTGTAGTACCCGCATTACAATACGAAGACATGTCTCAAGAAGCCAAGGATTTTGTAGATGAACGAATCAAAAAAGGCAATCGAGTAACGAATATGGTTAAAACATTGTTGTATTCCATGCCATCTTTTGATGCGATGGAATTTTATCCGGTGCGTAATGAACTACAAAAAATCATAGGCAGTCGTGCTATTTATTTTTACTGTTATGCGATCTCGACTGAAAATGAGTGTCTGGTCTGCTCCACCTATCATGCCAAGCTTCTCCGCGATCTGAACATCAGCTTCAATGAGTTCGAATTCACTGAAATCGAAAAAGTATTGATTGATTATGGTCGTGGATTGGTTAACAATCCAAACACCATCGATGAGTCTATCTACGATAAATTAAGAAGCGAATTCACCTCAGAAGAGATTGTGCTGATCACTACGGTCGGATGCAAAATGATTGCATCGAACATCTTCAATGAAGCGATGAAGGTTGATTTGGACGAGTATCTGTTCGAAGTCGAGTTTGACAAAAATATATTGCCTAGCAAGTCTTAA